CAATTGTTTTGCCAGCAAAACTCGGGCGTCGTGCAATTTCCGTCGCGGCATAAAGCGTTGCACCCGCAGATGTCCCTGCGAGAAGGCCTTCTTCGCGGGCCAATGCTCTAGCGGTAATTGCTGCAAGTTCGGGGCTTAGTGCTATGATTTCATCGACGATATCTCTGTCGAAGTTTCGCGGCAGCTGCTGCGGCTCTGCTTCGGTTACATTGTGTACACCATCGATTTCAGGCGGATTGGGGTTATCTTCACTTGGCAAAGTCGAGACGTGAGGTTCAGAGATTGCAAGCCAAATGTCAGGGTTCTTTTCGCGCAGAAAGCGACCCGTGCCCGAAATGGTACCTCCGGTGCCTACACCTGCAACAAAAGCATCAACGACACCGTCGGTATCGCGCCAGATCTCCGGACCAGTGCTGTTGTAATGCGTTCTTGGATTGATTGGATTGGCAAGCTGATCTGTGAAATAGGCGTCCGGGTTCTCACTCCTGATGAGTGCAGTAACATTTTCAAGTGCGTCTGCGTCGAGAAAGTACGAGTTGGGAATGCGAACAATTTCAGCGCCGTAGTGTTCGAGCAAGCGGAACTTGTCTGGGCTGATGTTGTCGCTCGCGTAAAACTTGGCTTTGTAACCCTGCGCTGCCGCTACCGCTGCAATGCCAATCCCTGTATTACCACTCGTTACGTCAACAATTGTTCCACCCGGCTTGAGTAGATTGCGCTCCTGTCCATCGCGAACGAGTGCCCAGGCAATACGATCTTTCACGCTTCCGGCTGGATTTAGATACTCAACCTTCACGAGGATGCGCGCAGTTAATCCACGATTTTTACGATACCGATGTAACTCGAGCAACGGAGTGTTACCGATTAGATCTGTGATGTTATTACTGATTTGTGCCATCGCGGTTCCGACCTTCCCGTCCTGCGCTTGATTGAACGAGAACGATTGTAACGTTGCGATGCGGCGGCAAAAAACTATAGGATAATATTATTACGGTGTAATGGGGTATGAGTGGTCAAATTGCTTCAAACAAATAGAAATTTTGTGCAAAGCGTTTGAAAACAGGGTCAACGACAGTTGATAGGGTGTATTTAGCTCCAGCAATCAATCGTTACTATCCGTTGAACCGCAAAGTTCTAAGCTTCGTGACATGCACGCGTGTATTGCCTCATTTCGCTCGAAAAGCCACAAACTAATCCACCCTAAACGCTGTTACTAAGGGACACTCCCATGTCGAAGGCGAGATTGTTAAAGCACGGCATGAAGAGATGTGTATGTATAGGATGGTTTTGTGATGAGACTAATCAACTGTTAGTCGAGAAAGGCTATGAGCGCGCCGACCCTGGCCTGTAATATCTTCGCAGAACCGATCCACTATTTCTTATCGACAGCCTTTTACGAAGAATGTTCATACGGGACCAAATGAAAGTGATCTGGGACGAGCGCGTAAACAGACAAAGTGTCCGCCCCGCCAATTGCTCGGAAATTTCAGGCAGCGGGGATTAAGTGTTCAAAATTGGTCGCTAGCGCATGTTGATTTACAGCCTTAACAGCGGCGCAATGCAGCGTTTTGAAAATTAGCTTATCCATGTCATCAACTTCGGTCTGATCGAACTGATCGACCATTCCCATCAGCGCTGCCTCAACGATTGCCGCCTTTAAGCGCTTGTTTGGTGTGTAATTCCCTGCCATTTGGTAGAGCAATTGCCACAGTTCCGATGACATGCATGCACGCGACAAAGAAGGGAGAATCATAGTACTCCTCCTAGCTAGCAGGCAAGAGCACATCTCAACCCTTAGCCGCCACCGCCTACAAATTCGGATGATGACGATTTTATAAGCATACTCTTATAAACAAAGGTGTCAAATAGCGCTTAATCGTTCGAAATGTGTTCCGGCGCCGCTCTTGGATTGTTACTCCGTTGCGCAATCCATGCAGATGTGCCGTAGGCATGCTCCTACGATATGCATTAACGGTCATATCTGCATAACCTATTAAGTCGTCTGAACTGCGATAATTAGAAACTGCAGGTCGCATTTGATGTCTTTGCCTTCCATTATCTATAGATAATCAGAACGTTTATTGATTGAAACAAGAATGAAAAGGAGAACGTCTTTCCTTCTAGCCATATTGCTTTGATCAGTTTACTCTCCTTCTTGTTGCGCCGCGTTTTGGTGAGGGCGTAGCATCTCATTAAATCTTTTGGGCACTGACAGAGAGGTTGATCATTGATGAAATCATGGGGCGAACGTCTTATTGGAGGACTGAAGAGGTGGCGCTCGCAAAGAAGCGAATCCTCTGTAGATGAACAACCCGATCGTCAGAAAGGGTCTGACGAAAATCGCGAAACAACCGATCGTGATACGCAGGAGATAATTGCGAACAATTTCAAAGGCGAAAATGTTGATATAGTTCGTCAGGTAACACTTGAAACCCCTGATGAGGAAGCGAATGCAGACGAACCAAAGGCCCTTCGGCCATCAGTGCACTCGGTGCTGAAGAAAGAGGAAACGACAAAAGAGCCTTCCTCCTTTGCTTCCAAAGCGCGAAAAATGTCACCTCGAGTGAGGCCACCGGAGACGAAAGCCGCACAAGAGGGGCAGCAAATAGTCTCTTTGGAGGAAAAGCGCACGTCAACGAGCGCGATCCCAGATAAGCAAAGGATGATCACGGAGAGTATCTCTTCACTGGATCACAGCTCCCCAGATTCAGAACTTGCGACGGAAACAGCACAAGGAACTCACGAAGCAGTTGTTGCCGCGTCAACGGTGGCTGCGAGCGAGAATGCAATTGTCGCTCTTGCCACAGACAAGCAGCTGCTTGAAAAAAGGTCAATCTCCGATAAGGCAAATAGCAAGGACGACGCGAACCAACAGACAAAATCGTCGTCTCCACTTGAAGTCGAGTCAAAGCGACACGAGTCCCCAGCCAAGAAATCCGAGGACGGTTCGGTGACAGATGCTGAGCTGGCAGAACTGGAAGCAGAGAATGCGCGGCTTAAATTACTGATATTGGAAAAGTCGAAAGGAGAAGCGAACAGCTCTTAAAGGTTCTTCCACGATCACGACTTCAGGTGACAATTCTTCGGTGGCTCTGTCCTGCATTACACGATTGAAGACACATTGCTACGGATGAGCCTGGCGTTTTCAAAAAGCCCGGCCAACAGTTCTGGTTCAAATGGAAAACAAAGGCAGTCGCGAGCAGCTCAACGGGTCAATGTCGCGGATCCAGACCGGCTTGGACGTGCCTCGTGCGTTGACCGCAGTCTATACCTGTCCCCAGGATATGTGAACCGACTGCGCGTTACTGCGATACCATCCCGCCAGGTTTGCCGGTCGACTAGCAGACATGGCTGACTTGAGTCGATTTGCAGGTTTTCGCGTGTTTCATCGTCCGCGCGTATTGCGCGTATCGTGTTTTCGACCGTAGTGACGATTGTATTACGGAGCAGCCATGCATTTGGGGTTGTGACTGTAAAGTCCTGCTGAAGGTAATCTGGCGCTTCGATCGCATTCACGTAGCGCTCCTCGATTTGAATGGGTGTTCCATCTTCGAAATGCAGAAGCTTACTGTAAAATACCGGGCTATCGGATCCAGCCTGCAGCATACTACGTCTTGGATGGTCAGCGCCTAGCATTTCGTGCTGTAGGATGCGGCTACTGTGCGCGCCACCTGATAAAATCACATCCTCGGATGCATCAGGGAGATTGAATATTGCGCACTGCATGCGCGGCCCGATTACGAAGGTGCC
This genomic stretch from Ochrobactrum sp. BTU1 harbors:
- a CDS encoding cysteine synthase family protein, encoding MAQISNNITDLIGNTPLLELHRYRKNRGLTARILVKVEYLNPAGSVKDRIAWALVRDGQERNLLKPGGTIVDVTSGNTGIGIAAVAAAQGYKAKFYASDNISPDKFRLLEHYGAEIVRIPNSYFLDADALENVTALIRSENPDAYFTDQLANPINPRTHYNSTGPEIWRDTDGVVDAFVAGVGTGGTISGTGRFLREKNPDIWLAISEPHVSTLPSEDNPNPPEIDGVHNVTEAEPQQLPRNFDRDIVDEIIALSPELAAITARALAREEGLLAGTSAGATLYAATEIARRPSFAGKTIVAVLPDSGERYLNAAAFLATADGAFEGKAGERVLS
- a CDS encoding UTRA domain-containing protein, producing MSNSDQPLYVQIKTAIDRKIESAEWPANFQVPSEDDLAGTFGASPLTVRRALRELQADGVLLRIQGRGTFVIGPRMQCAIFNLPDASEDVILSGGAHSSRILQHEMLGADHPRRSMLQAGSDSPVFYSKLLHFEDGTPIQIEERYVNAIEAPDYLQQDFTVTTPNAWLLRNTIVTTVENTIRAIRADDETRENLQIDSSQPCLLVDRQTWRDGIAVTRSRFTYPGDRYRLRSTHEARPSRSGSATLTR